The Manis javanica isolate MJ-LG chromosome 4, MJ_LKY, whole genome shotgun sequence genome contains a region encoding:
- the LOC140849028 gene encoding dynein axonemal heavy chain 9-like translates to MKDYYKKQAAQLKTLITMLIGQLSKGDQQKIMTICTIDVHAQDVMTKMIAQKVDNAQAFLWLSQLRHHWDDEAKHCFANICDAQFQYS, encoded by the exons ATGAAGGACTATTATAAGAAGCAAGCAGCCCAGCTCAAAACCCTCATCACCATGCTGATTGGCCAGCTCTCCAAGGGGGACCAGCAGAAGATCATGACCATATGCACCATTGATGTGCATGCCCAGGATGTGATGACCAAGATGATTGCTCAGAAG GTGGATAATGCCCAGGCCTTCCTCTGGCTGTCCCAGCTGCGGCACCATTGGGATGATGAAGCCAAGCACTGCTTCGCTAACATCTGTGATGCCCAGTTTCAATATTCCTAA